In Paenibacillus sonchi, a single genomic region encodes these proteins:
- a CDS encoding ABC transporter permease yields the protein MKLLFKLLRDIKQSAGQFLSFVLVVAVGAFFYTGLAALSNNLGTYTEAYFKEYNLSDLNIYYSQLTQKEIAELSKVEGIRKLEGRYTFDATESFDGYRAALKIHSIPENNEINRLAMTKGSLPSTKDGIVLDSSYAKEHHYSVGDKIIIRVNNKELALIISGLGENVEHAKKNETQDHKNYGIAYVGEEAIPEIAGSFFFNELLVDAKEGYDTGQIGKSLEAQSKGLPYLGQESKERSFSYSRLMATLHNNRLMSKVIPLVLFLIEAIILFLAMSRIIDSQRNQIGIMKALGIKNNSIMLHYMGYPVLIGIVGALLGYVISVAVFVPLISVSNARSYSLPGIQFALSIDLILPPVIVSSLFGMLACYLSGRNLLKERAAQAMRPKPSKSMKAIFIERIPGLWSRIPFDYKLILRNIFLNKKKVLASSVGVMVSTVLLITAFGTQASLQKVAGQFEQVYTYDLKVDFKSGETLDEITLPAGVKSHHVLSAMPIELKNENQTTEKASLLVTEKDNNLIHFYDEKDNPLYLDHNGVLVPKSYADHYGIAKGDTVQIAFTGSGMDNKVVEMKVLNISTQYSSPSFYITPEYLTSFGLRYKPTSLLVETDPSADQAGIRSYFEQDHRVDAIYDKADLRKEARYILQQNSFVFIMFIICSVILSFGAIYTISSIIIYERNRELATLKVLGYYKNKINRLIFFENIMITTLAVLAALPVCGYVYKMVVEALSSTHQQIPDQLNILIVLVSALVAFALTLLANLPLRHKVNRINMIESLKGLE from the coding sequence ATGAAGCTTTTATTCAAACTATTGCGGGATATCAAACAGTCGGCAGGACAGTTTCTCTCCTTCGTGCTGGTTGTCGCAGTTGGGGCTTTTTTCTATACGGGACTGGCCGCCTTAAGCAATAACTTGGGCACTTATACGGAGGCTTATTTCAAAGAGTATAATTTAAGCGACCTGAATATATATTACAGCCAGCTTACTCAAAAGGAGATAGCAGAGTTAAGCAAAGTGGAAGGCATTCGTAAACTTGAAGGGCGGTATACCTTTGACGCTACGGAATCGTTTGACGGTTATCGTGCAGCATTGAAAATTCACTCCATCCCTGAAAACAATGAAATCAACAGGCTCGCCATGACGAAGGGCAGCCTTCCTTCTACCAAAGACGGGATAGTATTGGATTCCAGCTATGCTAAAGAACATCACTATTCGGTTGGCGACAAAATTATCATCCGCGTCAATAACAAGGAGCTGGCGTTAATAATCAGCGGTTTGGGTGAAAATGTAGAGCATGCGAAAAAAAATGAAACACAGGATCATAAAAACTATGGAATTGCTTACGTTGGAGAAGAGGCCATACCGGAGATTGCAGGAAGTTTTTTCTTTAATGAACTGTTGGTGGATGCCAAAGAGGGCTATGATACCGGGCAAATAGGGAAGTCTCTTGAGGCACAGTCCAAAGGGCTTCCATACCTGGGACAGGAGAGCAAAGAACGGTCGTTCAGCTATTCACGTCTGATGGCCACGCTACATAATAATAGGCTCATGAGCAAGGTTATTCCTCTCGTTCTTTTCTTGATCGAAGCTATTATATTGTTCCTGGCCATGTCCAGAATAATTGATTCTCAACGCAATCAAATCGGCATCATGAAGGCTTTGGGCATAAAAAATAACAGCATCATGTTACATTATATGGGTTATCCCGTGTTGATCGGCATTGTGGGAGCGCTGCTGGGTTATGTGATTTCTGTCGCTGTGTTTGTTCCCTTGATCTCGGTATCGAATGCAAGGTCCTATTCGCTCCCGGGCATACAATTCGCTCTCTCGATTGATTTAATTCTGCCTCCGGTTATTGTCTCCAGCCTTTTCGGGATGCTTGCCTGCTATTTGAGCGGTAGAAATCTGTTGAAGGAACGCGCGGCCCAGGCAATGCGCCCCAAACCTTCAAAATCGATGAAAGCCATATTCATAGAAAGAATTCCCGGCCTCTGGAGCCGCATTCCGTTTGACTATAAGCTTATCTTGCGAAATATCTTTTTGAATAAGAAAAAAGTGTTGGCAAGTTCAGTCGGTGTCATGGTCAGCACCGTGTTGTTAATCACGGCTTTTGGCACCCAGGCATCCCTTCAAAAGGTAGCGGGCCAGTTCGAGCAGGTGTATACCTACGATCTTAAGGTTGATTTTAAGTCTGGCGAAACCTTGGATGAAATCACACTCCCGGCCGGCGTTAAAAGCCATCATGTCTTGTCCGCAATGCCCATTGAATTGAAAAACGAAAACCAAACTACCGAAAAAGCTTCGTTGCTGGTAACAGAAAAGGATAATAATCTCATTCATTTCTATGACGAAAAAGACAATCCGCTGTATTTGGACCATAATGGCGTGCTAGTGCCGAAATCTTATGCCGATCACTACGGTATTGCGAAAGGGGATACTGTCCAAATTGCGTTTACTGGCTCCGGGATGGACAACAAGGTGGTGGAGATGAAGGTGCTAAACATCTCTACGCAGTATTCAAGTCCGTCTTTTTACATCACGCCGGAGTATTTGACCAGCTTTGGGCTGAGATACAAGCCAACCTCACTTTTGGTGGAAACCGATCCGTCGGCAGATCAGGCCGGCATTCGGAGCTATTTTGAGCAAGATCATAGAGTGGATGCCATTTACGATAAGGCGGATCTCCGGAAGGAGGCACGATACATTTTGCAGCAAAACAGCTTTGTCTTTATCATGTTTATTATTTGTTCCGTCATTCTCTCCTTTGGCGCGATCTACACCATATCGTCGATAATCATCTACGAGAGGAACCGCGAGCTTGCAACGCTTAAAGTGCTGGGGTATTACAAAAACAAAATAAACCGGCTTATCTTTTTTGAGAATATAATGATTACAACGTTGGCTGTGCTGGCAGCTTTACCGGTTTGCGGATATGTCTATAAAATGGTTGTAGAAGCGTTGTCCAGCACCCATCAGCAAATCCCGGATCAGTTAAATATATTGATTGTATTGGTGTCGGCACTGGTTGCCTTTGCGCTCACTCTGTTGGCCAACCTGCCGCTCAGACATAAAGTGAACCGAATCAATATGATAGAATCCTTGAAAGGCTTGGAATAA
- a CDS encoding ABC transporter ATP-binding protein — translation MKKLIEFKNVTKEYKVGEVPIRALDGVDFSIADGEFVVVLGASGAGKSTILNILGGMDTATSGQVFVGGQEITKLNEKKLTRYRGEKVGFVFQFYNLIPNLNALENVEFAVEICKDPLDAKDILRKVGLSNRIKNFPSQLSGGEQQRVAIARAVAKNPLLLLCDEPTGALDYVTGKSVLKLLEDLNKETKKCVVLVTHNSAFALMADKVIRVKSGKIESITINENRQSAEGIEW, via the coding sequence GTGAAAAAGTTGATTGAATTCAAAAATGTCACAAAAGAGTACAAGGTAGGGGAGGTGCCGATCAGAGCGTTGGACGGTGTTGACTTTTCCATAGCGGATGGAGAGTTTGTAGTCGTCCTGGGGGCAAGCGGAGCAGGCAAAAGCACGATACTCAATATATTGGGTGGCATGGATACGGCTACCTCAGGCCAAGTATTTGTCGGCGGTCAGGAAATCACAAAATTGAACGAAAAGAAATTAACCCGGTATCGCGGCGAGAAGGTTGGTTTTGTTTTTCAGTTCTACAATTTAATCCCGAATTTAAATGCTTTGGAAAATGTCGAATTTGCCGTTGAGATTTGCAAGGACCCTCTGGATGCCAAAGATATTTTACGGAAGGTGGGGTTAAGCAACCGGATCAAAAACTTCCCTTCCCAGCTCTCCGGAGGCGAGCAGCAGCGGGTGGCGATAGCTAGAGCGGTTGCCAAAAATCCGTTGCTTCTGCTCTGCGACGAACCCACCGGTGCACTGGATTATGTGACAGGCAAGTCCGTATTAAAGCTTCTTGAAGACTTAAACAAAGAGACGAAAAAATGCGTTGTTCTGGTCACGCACAATTCAGCGTTTGCGCTGATGGCGGACAAAGTCATAAGGGTGAAAAGCGGAAAAATTGAAAGTATTACAATCAATGAAAACAGGCAAAGCGCCGAAGGGATTGAGTGGTGA
- a CDS encoding GntR family transcriptional regulator — MTITFEDNLPIFQQVAHIIEDDILNGTFRVDEQILSVAQFSQLFQINPATVVKGIGLLVNDEILYKKRGLGMFVAADAKKKIQLKRRDRFYKELLFDLLNEADKLGLTTEEIIDMIKQLRKD, encoded by the coding sequence ATGACCATCACTTTCGAAGATAATTTACCGATTTTCCAACAAGTCGCTCATATCATCGAGGATGATATTCTGAACGGCACCTTCCGCGTGGACGAGCAGATCCTGTCCGTGGCCCAGTTTTCCCAACTGTTTCAGATCAATCCGGCAACTGTGGTTAAAGGGATCGGCTTGCTCGTCAATGATGAAATTTTGTACAAAAAAAGAGGACTGGGTATGTTTGTTGCTGCCGATGCCAAAAAAAAGATTCAGCTTAAGCGAAGAGATCGTTTTTATAAGGAGCTGTTGTTCGATCTGCTGAACGAGGCTGACAAGCTCGGACTGACAACCGAAGAAATCATTGACATGATCAAACAGTTGAGAAAGGACTGA
- a CDS encoding ATP-binding cassette domain-containing protein, which yields MSIALACGNLTKSYGPTLALRNLDLQFEENVIYGLLGRNGAGKTTLLNTIAGGIAADSGTIEVSGKKLGRGEPPKDFCYVRDQYRHFGSARVMETLQIAASFHPRWDWTYARELLNLFLIDPDKKIRQLSSGTRSLIGNIIGLASRAQLTLYDEPVLGLDVLMRERFYKTVLEDYANHPRTILLSTHLIDEIAPVAEKIFILESGSLLLQDDMEQIRMSAYLVRGNSETVFSFMAGKRVLYHEAYGRGTLAAIYEKLDERDMRQAREQNISIETLSLQKLFLYLIEGGL from the coding sequence GTGAGTATAGCTTTGGCTTGCGGCAACTTAACCAAATCCTACGGCCCTACCCTTGCATTGCGGAATTTGGATTTGCAGTTTGAAGAAAATGTGATATACGGCTTGCTAGGACGAAATGGCGCCGGAAAAACCACTTTACTAAACACCATTGCGGGCGGAATTGCGGCGGATTCCGGTACGATTGAAGTTAGCGGAAAGAAGCTAGGCAGAGGGGAACCGCCGAAGGATTTTTGTTATGTCCGCGATCAATATCGGCACTTCGGGAGTGCGCGGGTGATGGAGACTTTGCAGATTGCCGCGTCTTTCCATCCCCGATGGGATTGGACCTACGCCCGCGAGCTGCTCAACCTTTTTCTAATCGATCCGGACAAAAAGATTCGCCAACTTTCAAGCGGCACCCGGTCGCTTATCGGCAATATTATCGGTCTTGCCAGCCGGGCGCAGCTCACCTTATACGATGAGCCGGTTCTGGGGCTGGATGTTTTGATGAGGGAACGCTTCTACAAGACGGTGCTTGAGGATTACGCCAACCATCCGCGCACAATTCTGCTGTCTACGCATTTGATTGACGAAATTGCACCGGTTGCCGAAAAAATCTTCATCCTTGAATCAGGCTCTCTCCTGCTTCAGGATGATATGGAGCAAATACGGATGTCCGCTTATCTCGTTCGGGGAAATTCGGAGACTGTGTTTTCATTTATGGCAGGTAAGCGCGTTTTATATCATGAGGCCTATGGAAGGGGTACGCTTGCAGCTATTTATGAAAAACTGGATGAAAGAGACATGCGGCAAGCCCGCGAGCAGAACATTTCGATCGAAACATTGAGTCTTCAAAAGTTATTCCTGTATTTGATCGAAGGAGGGCTTTGA
- a CDS encoding TetR/AcrR family transcriptional regulator, giving the protein MRYYLYIDKFAGLYKEVHTPMCPRTKEQNELIRIKRREQILDVAARSYFRTGGSFDIRDVAREAGLGYGTVYHYYPNRHLLIEDVLDSGFEQCEQVSAEWVDISSSSPDDRQLLMYCKALLRLWQSDARAYLVYKMAAEHYAGLPEKERHHAKIRFMERLYVPLQLIARCEDDSVDHMLAVLVGCCGLYYYAGNSGLDIDRIARLAMQAITKEYEHDHIKEQA; this is encoded by the coding sequence ATGCGTTACTATCTTTATATCGACAAATTTGCAGGTCTATATAAGGAGGTTCACACGCCCATGTGTCCCCGTACCAAAGAGCAGAATGAGCTCATACGCATTAAGCGCAGAGAACAGATCCTGGACGTGGCTGCGCGCTCCTATTTTCGCACTGGCGGCAGCTTTGATATTCGCGACGTTGCCCGCGAGGCAGGACTTGGTTACGGCACGGTATACCATTATTACCCCAACCGGCATTTATTAATAGAAGATGTGTTGGACAGCGGTTTCGAGCAGTGCGAGCAAGTTAGCGCAGAATGGGTGGACATCAGCAGCAGCTCCCCGGATGACAGGCAGCTGTTGATGTATTGCAAAGCCCTGCTCCGGCTGTGGCAGTCAGATGCCCGCGCATATCTCGTCTATAAAATGGCGGCTGAACATTATGCAGGCTTGCCTGAGAAGGAGCGGCATCACGCCAAGATCCGATTTATGGAACGGCTGTACGTTCCACTTCAACTGATCGCCCGGTGCGAAGACGACAGTGTCGACCATATGCTTGCCGTGCTGGTAGGTTGCTGTGGGCTGTACTACTATGCGGGCAATTCCGGCCTGGATATCGATCGAATCGCCCGACTCGCTATGCAAGCTATTACGAAGGAGTACGAACATGATCATATTAAAGAGCAAGCATGA
- the map gene encoding type I methionyl aminopeptidase, giving the protein MIILKSKHEIEAIRKACQVVAECHRTIAPLIKPGITTNEIERIFEDIMLKHGAKPYQRGYKGYQYATCASVNDVIAHGFPSNKPLEEGDIVTIDTVAELDGWLGDSAWSYAVGEISPMAKKLIRVTKECLDLGIAQAQPGNRLGDVTSAIQQHAESHGFGVVRDLLAHGIGRDLHEEPTYMHVGKPGKGPRIKEGMVFTIEPMITEGTYYMTVDPDGWTARTLDRKLAAQYEHTIAITAEGPQILTAQ; this is encoded by the coding sequence ATGATCATATTAAAGAGCAAGCATGAAATTGAGGCTATCCGTAAGGCATGCCAAGTGGTGGCTGAATGCCATCGTACAATCGCCCCGCTTATCAAACCGGGTATTACAACTAATGAGATTGAACGCATATTCGAGGACATTATGTTGAAGCACGGCGCAAAGCCATACCAGAGGGGGTACAAGGGATATCAATATGCGACCTGTGCCTCCGTCAATGATGTGATCGCACATGGTTTCCCCAGCAATAAGCCACTTGAGGAAGGCGATATCGTGACGATCGACACGGTCGCGGAACTCGATGGGTGGCTCGGCGATTCGGCCTGGAGCTATGCGGTCGGGGAGATTTCGCCGATGGCCAAGAAGCTGATCCGCGTCACGAAGGAATGCCTTGACCTCGGCATCGCGCAGGCGCAGCCCGGCAATCGGCTCGGCGACGTGACGAGTGCGATTCAGCAGCATGCAGAATCGCATGGCTTCGGCGTCGTGCGCGACCTTCTCGCCCATGGCATCGGCCGCGACCTGCACGAGGAGCCGACTTATATGCATGTCGGCAAGCCCGGCAAAGGCCCACGCATCAAGGAAGGAATGGTGTTCACGATTGAGCCCATGATCACCGAAGGTACCTACTACATGACAGTTGATCCGGACGGCTGGACTGCGCGGACGCTGGACCGTAAGCTCGCCGCCCAATACGAGCATACGATCGCCATCACGGCTGAAGGTCCACAGATTCTGACTGCGCAATAG